One Oncorhynchus nerka isolate Pitt River linkage group LG5, Oner_Uvic_2.0, whole genome shotgun sequence genomic window carries:
- the LOC115123629 gene encoding ATP-dependent RNA helicase DDX3X-like isoform X5 produces the protein MSHVAVENLHGLEQQLAVLGLNNADGQGGGTGRTCYIPPHLRNQEASKNDMPGGWDGGRSNGFVQNGYHDNRMNGGNRYNSGPPRMERGRGGGGFRGGRGGSYNPVQPMQNVGMFGVYDNKDGGGWNTTKDAYTSFGARPDRGKSAFFNNGGSAPRGSYQRGGFGGSGNSRWVEESRDDEDWSKPTQANERLEQELFAGGNTGINFDNYDDIPVEATGQNCPHHIDSFQDVEMGEIIMSNIALTRYTRPTPVQKYAIPIIKNKRDLMACAQTGSGKTAAFLLPVLSQIYTEGPGEALAQKSGGQDNGKYGRRKQYPLALVLAPTRELALQIYEEARKFAYRSRVRPCVVYGGADIGQQIRDLERGCHLLVATPGRLVDMMERGKIGLDYCNYLVLDEADRMLDMGFEPQIRRIVEQDTMPPKGIRQTMMFSATFPKEIQILARDFLEEYIFLAVGRVGSTSENITQKVVWVEDGDKRSFLLDLLNATGKNSLTLVFVETKKGADALEDFLYREGYACTSIHGDRSQRDREEALHQFRSGRCPILVATAVAARGLDISNVKHVINFDLPSDIEEYVHRIGRTGRVGNLGLATSFFNDKNGNITKDLLDILVEAKQEVPSWLESLAYEHQHKSNTRGRSKRFTSGGFGARDYRQTSGGGSTGGFGGRGGRQPSGHGGNRGFGGGGGFGGNFYSSDGYGGNYSHQGGVDWWGN, from the exons ATATGCCTGGCGGTTGGGACGGCGGACGCAGCAACGGCTTCGTGCAGAATGGTTACCACGACAACCGCATGAATGGGGGCAACCGGTACAACAGTGGCCCCCCTCGCATGGAGAGGGGCAGGGGGGGTGGAGGTTTCCGTGGCGGAAGGGGCGGGTCCTACAACCCGGTACAGCCTATGCAGAATGTCGGCATGTTTGGAGTCTACGACAACAAAGATGGCGGCGGCTGGAACACGACTAAAGATGCTTACACCAGCTTCGGCGCGCGTCCTGATAGGGGGAAGTCTGCTTTTTTCAACAACGGCGGGAGTGCGCCCCGAGGAAG TTACCAGCGTGGAGGGTTTGGAGGCAGTGGAAACAGCCGCTGGGTGGAGGAGTCCAGGGATGACGAGGACTGGTCCAAACCCACTCAGGCCAATGAGCGCCTGGAACA GGAGCTGTTCGCTGGTGGCAACACAGGGATTAACTTTGACAATTACGATGACATTCCTGTTGAGGCCACTGGCCAAAACTGCCCCCATCACATTGACAGC TTCCAAGACGTAGAGATGGGAGAGATCATAATGAGTAACATCGCCCTGACCCGCTACACTCGGCCCACTCCGGTCCAGAAGTACGCCATTCCAATTATCAAGAACAAGAGGGACCTGATGGCCTGTGCCCAGACAG GTTCCGGTAAGACTGCTGCGTTCCTGTTGCCTGTACTGAGTCAGATCTACACTGAAGGCCCAGGAGAAGCCCTCGCCCAGAAGTCTGGAGGACAGGACAACGGAAAGTATGGTCGCCGTAAGCAGTACCCCCTCGCTCTGGTCCTGGCCCCCACCAGAGAACTGGCCCTGCAGATCTATGAAGAGGCCAGAAAG TTTGCGTACCGGTCCCGTGTGCGTCCTTGTGTGGTGTACGGAGGGGCTGACATTGGCCAgcagatcagagacctggagcgAGGCTGTCACCTGCTGGTGGCTACACCTGGACGCCTGGTGGACATGATGGAGAGGGGCAAGATCGGCCTCGACTACTGCAA TTACCTGGTGCTGGATGAGGCTGACCGGATGTTGGACATGGGTTTTGAGCCCCAGATCAGACGCATCGTGGAGCAGGACACCATGCCCCCTAAAGGCATCCGTCAGACCATGATGTTCAGCGCTACCTTCCCCAAGGAGATCCAG ATCCTGGCGCGTGACTTCCTGGAGGAGTACATCTTCCTGGCGGTGGGACGTGTGGGCTCCACCTCTGAGAACATCACCCAGAAGGTGGTGTGGGTGGAGGACGGTGACAAGAGGTCCTTCCTCCTGGACTTGCTCAATGCTACAG GTAAGAACTCTCTGACGCTGGTGTTTGTGGAAACTAAGAAGGGAGCGGATGCCCTGGAGGACTTCCTGTACCGTGAGGGTTACGCCTGCACCAGTATCCATGGCGACCGCTCCCAGAGGGACCGAGAGGAGGCTCTGCACCAGTTCCGCTCGGGACGCTGCCCCATCCTGGTCGCCACGGCG GTGGCTGCCCGTGGCCTGGACATCTCCAATGTCAAGCACGTCATCAACTTTGACCTGCCCAGCGATATAGAGGAGTACGTCCACCGTATTGGCCGTACTGGACGTGTAGGCAACCTGG gtctGGCCACGTCGTTCTTCAACGATAAGAATGGCAACATCACCAAGGACCTTCTGGACATCCTAGTGGAggccaaacaggaagtaccctCCTGGCTGGAGAGCCTGGCCTATGAACACCAGCACAAGAGCAACACCCGCGGACGCTCCAAGAG GTTCACCTCTGGTGGCTTCGGAGCCAGGGACTACCGTCAGACCAGTGGTGGCGGCAGCACTGGAGGGTTCGGGGGTCGTGGTGGACGCCAGCCCAGTGGGCATGGAGGAAACCGTGGATTTGGTGGCGGCG GTGGCTTTGGAGGCAACTTCTACAGCAGTGACGGCTATGGAGGAAACTACTCTCATCAGGGGGGAGTGGACTGGTGGGGCAACTAA